One Numenius arquata chromosome 9, bNumArq3.hap1.1, whole genome shotgun sequence DNA window includes the following coding sequences:
- the CMPK2 gene encoding UMP-CMP kinase 2, mitochondrial, producing the protein MRAGVKGPHLSSQCAARIPEAGAVLDLLEKCPENQKKGGFPVVVFEGLDATGKTTVTQSVKDTLNGILLTSPPPCISQWRTIFDEEPAPIKRAFYAAGNYILASEIAKASTQAPVIIDRYWHSTAAYTIATEINGEVQDLPPAHDEVYQWPEDLLKPDLVLLLTVDPEERVRRLQCRGLQKTKEEAELEANCLFRQRVEESYRRMVNPVCQEVDASPSKEEVLKTVLQLIKKHCAT; encoded by the exons ATGCGGGCGGGTGTGAAGGGTCCCCATCTCTCCTCGCAGTGCGCAGCGCGGATCCCGGAGGCTGGAGCGGTGCTCGACCTGCTGGAGAAGTGTCCCGAGAACCAGAAGAAAGGGGGTTTTCCCGTCGTGGTTTTTGAGGGGCTGGATGCCACAG GCAAAACCACTGTAACTCAGTCAGTTAAGGACACCCTGAATGGCATTCTGCTAACGTCCCCACCACCTTGCATCAGCCAGTGGAGGACAATATTTGATGAAGAGCCAGCACCCATTAAAAGAGCATTTTATGCTGCAGGCAACTACATTCTTGCATCAGAAATAGCGAAAGCATCCACTCAAGCACCTGTGATCATAGACAG ATACTGGCACAGCACAGCTGCCTACACAAttgccactgaaataaatggggaAGTCCAGGATCTTCCACCAGCTCATGATGAGGTGTACCAGTGGCCTGAGGATCTGCTTAAACCCGATCTCGTTCTTCTCCTGACTGTTGACCCTGAGGAGCGAGTCCGGAGACTTCAGTGTCGGGGTCTGCAGAAGACAAAGGAGGAAGCTGAGCTGGAGGCTAACTGCTTGTTTCGCCAAAG agttGAAGAGTCATACAGAAGGATGGTAAATCCTGTGTGCCAAGAGGTCGATGCCAGCCCCTCCAAGGAAGAGGTTCTCAAGACAGTGCTACAACTAATTAAGAAACACTGTGCAACTTAA